One window from the genome of Mustela lutreola isolate mMusLut2 chromosome 11, mMusLut2.pri, whole genome shotgun sequence encodes:
- the LOC131811760 gene encoding melanoma antigen preferentially expressed in tumors-like isoform X1, translated as MWPKLPQVYLQDSFRSRFIRMSMPAPPRLLDLAGQSLLRHQASAIAALEVLPMELFPPLFTAAFAGRYSEILKVMVQAWPFACLPLGALMKEQQPHQETFQAALDGLDVLLAQEVRPRRWKLQVLDLRKNAHQDFWTVWSGTRASMYSLLEPEVAQPMKKKRKVDGCKPGPKPPLAPVEVLIDLCLKEGTPDESLAYLIQKVQQRKGLLHLCCKKLKIFAMPIQNIKKILKIVQLDSIQDLEVNCTWKLSTLGKFAPHLGQMGNLRRLLLSHIHMSSHTTPAKEEHCVNQFTAQFLRLHHLEELYLDSISFLEDRLDQVLSCLKTPLETLSITNCLLSESDLTNLSQHLNVSQLKDLGLSGVNLTNMSPAPLQVLIERASATLQDLDLDECGIMDSQFTVILPALGRCSQLTTFSFCGNPISMAVLENLLHHTIGLSKLSHVLYPAPLESYEDVRGTLHLGRLAQLHARLKQMLQELGRPGMVWFSANPCPHCGDRTFYDPEPILCPCYMPA; from the exons ATGTGGCCAAAACTCCCCCAGGTATACCTCcag GATTCTTTTCGGAGCAGATTCATCAGGATGAGCATGCCAGCCCCACCCAGACTTCTGGACCTGGCAGGTCAGAGCCTGCTGAGGCACCAGGCCTCAGCCATTGCCGCTCTGGAAGTGCTGCCTATGGAGCTCTTCCCACCACTGTTCACGGCGGCCTTTGCTGGGAGGTACAGCGAGATCCTGAAGGTGATGGTGCAGGCCTGGCCCTTCGCCTGCCTCCCTCTGGGGGCCTTGATGAAGGAGCAGCAGCCCCACCAGGAGACCTTCCAAGCTGCACTCGATGGCCTTGATGTCCTGCTTGCCCAGGAGGTTCGCCCCAG GCGGTGGAAACTGCAGGTGCTAGATTTACGGAAGAATGCTCATCAGGACTTCTGGACCGTGTGGTCTGGGACGAGGGCCAGTATGTATTCCCTGTTGGAGCCAGAGGTGGCCCAGCCCATGAAGAAGAAGCGAAAAGTGGATGGATGCAAGCCAGGGCCCAAGCCACCCTTGGCTCCTGTGGAGGTGCTGATAGACCTTTGCCTCAAGGAAGGTACCCCTGATGAGTCCCTCGCCTACCTCATCCAGAAAGTCCAGCAGAGGAAGGGTCTGCTGCACCTGTGCTGTAAGAAGCTGAAGATTTTCGCAATGCCCATACAGAACATCAAGAAGATCCTGAAAATTGTACAGCTGGACTCGATCCAGGATTTGGAAGTGAATTGCACCTGGAAACTGTCCACACTGGGGAAGTTTGCTCCTCATCTGGGTCAGATGGGCAATTTGCGCAGGCTCCTCCTCTCGCACATCCACATGTCTTCCCACACCACCCCAGCGAAGGAGGAGCACTGCGTCAACCAGTTCACTGCTCAGTTCCTCAGGCTGCACCACCTTGAGGAGCTCTATTTGGACTCTATCTCCTTCCTGGAAGACCGTCTGGACCAGGTGCTCAG CTGCCTGAAGACCCCCCTAGAGACCCTGTCAATAACTAATTGCCTGCTTTCGGAATCTGACTTGACAAATCTGTCCCAGCACCTGAACGTCAGTCAGCTTAAGGACCTGGGTCTCAGTGGGGTCAACCTGACCAATATGAGTCCTGCACCTCTCCAAGTTCTGATAGAGAGAGCCTCCGCCACCCTCCAGGACCTGGACTTAGATGAGTGTGGGATTATGGACTCCCAGTTCACTGTCATCCTGCCTGCTCTGGGCCGCTGCTCCCAGCTCACAACCTTTAGCTTCTGTGGAAACCCCATCTCCATGGCTGTCTTAGAGAACCTGCTGCACCACACCATCGGGCTGAGCAAGCTGAGTCATGTGCTGTATCCAGCCCCCTTGGAGAGTTACGAGGATGTCCGTGGCACCCTTCACCTGGGCAGACTTGCCCAGCTGCACGCCAGGCTGAAGCAAATGCTGCAGGAGTTGGGGCGGCCAGGCATGGTCTGGTTTAGTGCCAACCCCTGTCCTCACTGTGGTGACAGGACCTTCTATGACCCAGAGCCCATTCTGTGCCCCTGTTATATGCCTGCTTAG
- the LOC131811760 gene encoding melanoma antigen preferentially expressed in tumors-like isoform X2 produces the protein MSMPAPPRLLDLAGQSLLRHQASAIAALEVLPMELFPPLFTAAFAGRYSEILKVMVQAWPFACLPLGALMKEQQPHQETFQAALDGLDVLLAQEVRPRRWKLQVLDLRKNAHQDFWTVWSGTRASMYSLLEPEVAQPMKKKRKVDGCKPGPKPPLAPVEVLIDLCLKEGTPDESLAYLIQKVQQRKGLLHLCCKKLKIFAMPIQNIKKILKIVQLDSIQDLEVNCTWKLSTLGKFAPHLGQMGNLRRLLLSHIHMSSHTTPAKEEHCVNQFTAQFLRLHHLEELYLDSISFLEDRLDQVLSCLKTPLETLSITNCLLSESDLTNLSQHLNVSQLKDLGLSGVNLTNMSPAPLQVLIERASATLQDLDLDECGIMDSQFTVILPALGRCSQLTTFSFCGNPISMAVLENLLHHTIGLSKLSHVLYPAPLESYEDVRGTLHLGRLAQLHARLKQMLQELGRPGMVWFSANPCPHCGDRTFYDPEPILCPCYMPA, from the exons ATGAGCATGCCAGCCCCACCCAGACTTCTGGACCTGGCAGGTCAGAGCCTGCTGAGGCACCAGGCCTCAGCCATTGCCGCTCTGGAAGTGCTGCCTATGGAGCTCTTCCCACCACTGTTCACGGCGGCCTTTGCTGGGAGGTACAGCGAGATCCTGAAGGTGATGGTGCAGGCCTGGCCCTTCGCCTGCCTCCCTCTGGGGGCCTTGATGAAGGAGCAGCAGCCCCACCAGGAGACCTTCCAAGCTGCACTCGATGGCCTTGATGTCCTGCTTGCCCAGGAGGTTCGCCCCAG GCGGTGGAAACTGCAGGTGCTAGATTTACGGAAGAATGCTCATCAGGACTTCTGGACCGTGTGGTCTGGGACGAGGGCCAGTATGTATTCCCTGTTGGAGCCAGAGGTGGCCCAGCCCATGAAGAAGAAGCGAAAAGTGGATGGATGCAAGCCAGGGCCCAAGCCACCCTTGGCTCCTGTGGAGGTGCTGATAGACCTTTGCCTCAAGGAAGGTACCCCTGATGAGTCCCTCGCCTACCTCATCCAGAAAGTCCAGCAGAGGAAGGGTCTGCTGCACCTGTGCTGTAAGAAGCTGAAGATTTTCGCAATGCCCATACAGAACATCAAGAAGATCCTGAAAATTGTACAGCTGGACTCGATCCAGGATTTGGAAGTGAATTGCACCTGGAAACTGTCCACACTGGGGAAGTTTGCTCCTCATCTGGGTCAGATGGGCAATTTGCGCAGGCTCCTCCTCTCGCACATCCACATGTCTTCCCACACCACCCCAGCGAAGGAGGAGCACTGCGTCAACCAGTTCACTGCTCAGTTCCTCAGGCTGCACCACCTTGAGGAGCTCTATTTGGACTCTATCTCCTTCCTGGAAGACCGTCTGGACCAGGTGCTCAG CTGCCTGAAGACCCCCCTAGAGACCCTGTCAATAACTAATTGCCTGCTTTCGGAATCTGACTTGACAAATCTGTCCCAGCACCTGAACGTCAGTCAGCTTAAGGACCTGGGTCTCAGTGGGGTCAACCTGACCAATATGAGTCCTGCACCTCTCCAAGTTCTGATAGAGAGAGCCTCCGCCACCCTCCAGGACCTGGACTTAGATGAGTGTGGGATTATGGACTCCCAGTTCACTGTCATCCTGCCTGCTCTGGGCCGCTGCTCCCAGCTCACAACCTTTAGCTTCTGTGGAAACCCCATCTCCATGGCTGTCTTAGAGAACCTGCTGCACCACACCATCGGGCTGAGCAAGCTGAGTCATGTGCTGTATCCAGCCCCCTTGGAGAGTTACGAGGATGTCCGTGGCACCCTTCACCTGGGCAGACTTGCCCAGCTGCACGCCAGGCTGAAGCAAATGCTGCAGGAGTTGGGGCGGCCAGGCATGGTCTGGTTTAGTGCCAACCCCTGTCCTCACTGTGGTGACAGGACCTTCTATGACCCAGAGCCCATTCTGTGCCCCTGTTATATGCCTGCTTAG